A genomic stretch from Caloenas nicobarica isolate bCalNic1 chromosome 3, bCalNic1.hap1, whole genome shotgun sequence includes:
- the LOC135986698 gene encoding cullin-9-like isoform X1 — protein MVNERHNGNLLVHLGPKLQAYPQELLRQRRGHDGQPEYLIQWSVVSLEERAVGGDGASCADTKPEDISMWMSAEEVCASCPTLLGKRKLEGQWVKEEKAASPFAADVPLDEASLLEMKADVRSLVRRAGRQMGESGAPESFILNTIHILSAYASIGSLAGAFKETGALDLLMKMLCHKEKQIRHSAGKMLRALASHDAGSWAYVLLSLSQQDGIEQHMDFDSRYTLLELFAETTSSEEHHMSFEGIHIPQIPGKLLFVLVKRYLCVTSLLDKLSGDVEQGGQQQDCTVPSLLPEERSRVKQEFEFSMAMANLILELAHVMGWDHSHKPEPLPGQELQPRTTRSIFQHGATSCTTAQAAFTPSPKEPLSIFKTRSAFPSRSSYVEYMQATLVRGMRVRMLEDYEQVSAGDEGDFRQSNDGMPPVQVHWQALGCTYWVHWHMVEIIGPVGQEEHEGQEKMSALTHNYKLAGVAQPFFCKPFGGLYSLPYLGEQPSKASEALSRAEWWELLFFVKKLEAQGQKEITCLIQQDQEEQLSKVDEEALIQLSVPADLAQKVLQVLEKRCQGSTQRNLRGSHIYAKYFLGRRAEQEGRVSTAVSLEGAGCRSNGPETTVAKAAKEELSTSTVPPQALTAVAKSDSQLFSELLEREGLFFPEVPEEQIRVLGSSDEASERGSLAKMAAVVDVIQSSSSELGLCLAGLKHIMKILEEEPEPELRVGKVQAGLGTRSVGEKLVKVVVELLSTEVAEKALVVVTLRLLAMLMVKYDWRVAFATEGGVCAVLASMQQHASSALVQQAGLAALKVLVGAVAGEPGGASGKILPLNQADAQMMREIFASIGSASSEGSASLLSAIPAAVSTMQRVPGGSSGVQNGLLVVNMLIDGHRGLAEQLLSCDLHTVLQSCWWDRQSTGCPQAMLALSAINRLAEHRLPLRLEMAGREVPLGLGDVQTLLGSLGDNSTLSKEVVVVLERQLCAEGPVPSGEAAQLLQDHGCFRLLLRSLKLLGTEKAMSLSILRILNKFLEGYQEDVLPWHECVEPCLFSLSAHSSDGEQVVQEVVGFLHRLASASKDCAVVMCRAGSREALAKALDKHRTAPSQAPALLDLVTDCEKYSSLCRKLTTSILAGCIQLVLGQIEEHRRSQQPISIPFFDVFLRNLCRGSSVEVKEDKCWEKVQVSSNPHRASKLTDRNPKTYWESNGSTGSHFITVHMQCGVLVREMSMLVASEDSSYMPARVVVLGGDSPTTIRTELNAVTILPSDSRVVLLENMTRFWPVIQIRVKRCQQGGIDTRVRGIEVLGPKPTFWPVFREQLCWRTFLSYTVQAHAWCQEICQDRGRLLQLFGSCCCRLNQALRHEQGFADRFLPDDEAAQALGRTCWEALVSPLVQSITSPDPDGISALAWLLREYLESVELPRRATSRSAVFGSRVRRLTQLLVHVDPSSTEPEEARAAGGQERKNKEVPARAAKAAVEGSSSLWGISQCWRGVVQQQVQGFLEVAGEAPDFVERYCGLYQRLRGATEELFGQQAAFMLALGQGFGGALLQLSFLATLHVSEQFARYLDRQIQELQGAAGSVGPMQQLQQILEPFVVFSGLELAHTFEHFYRHYLGDRLLAQGSSWLEGAVMEQIGLCFPSRFPQEMLRNLAESEELQQQFYLFRLQEQDKWLLELDTGLDEVLGTASVADVPEVKVLALSPRCWPVSPFCYMDEPGRFFSAALRSPLDEFAAFCRQSQSQLGWERSKPRRLQWTWLGHAELQFGDCVLHVSTLQMYILLCFNSAEEVAVEALLQATGLPAELLHHALTPLTHSEGVLVRSCTPGGVLQLNQAALACASGCHLRLLPQQRYLWAEKADVSTLERKRNVLCCLITRILKVEKQLHIDNLVFRVIDACQKGQLCSGLQFLSFFCHSVDVLSCVLHLLNQGYLRRQEERPHVLEYVSAEPTTPPTSQVQPQVAFQTVEIKTAASPASAERRQTFSTFR, from the exons ATGGTGAATGAGAGGCACAATGGCAACCTGCTTGTGCACCTGGGACCCAAACTGCAGGCCTACCCACAGGAGCTGctccggcagcggcggggccaTGACGGCCAGCCCGAGTACCTGATCCAGTGGAGTGTTGTCAGCTTGGAAGAGAGAGCAGTGGGAGGCGACGGTGCCTCCTGTGCAGACACCAAGCCAGAGGACATCTCCATGTGGATGTCTGCAGAAGAGGTCTGTGCCAGCTGCCCGACGCTGCTGGGCAAGAGGAAGCTGGAAGGGCAGTgggtgaaagaggagaaggcAGCCAGCCCATTTGCTGCAGATGTCCCACTGGATGAAGCCTCGTTGCTGGAGATGAAGGCTGATGTCAGGAGCCTGGTGCGGCGAGCCGGGCGGCAGATGGGCGAGAGCGGGGCCCCCGAGTCCTTCATCCTCAACACCATCCACATCCTGAGCGCGTATGCCAGCATTGGCTCGCTGGCGGGTGCCTTCAAGGAGACGGGAGCCCTGGACTTGCTGATGAAGATGCTGTGCCACAAGGAGAAGCAAATCCGCCACAGTGCCGGCAAGATGCTGAGGGCCCTGGCTTCGCATGATGCAG GAAGCTGGGCCTATGTCTTGCTGTCCCTGAGCCAGCAGGATGGCATTGAGCAGCACATGGACTTCGACAGTCGCTACACCTTGCTGGAGCTGTTTGCTGAGACAACATCTTCTGAAGAACACCACATGTCCTTTGAGGGGATTCACATTCCCCAG ATCcctgggaagctgctgtttgTCCTGGTGAAACGCTACCTGTGTGTCACTTCTCTCCTGGACAAGCTCAGCGGTGATGtggagcagggagggcagcagcaggactgcaCTGTGCCCAGCCTGCTCCCTGAGGAGAGGAGCCGAGTAAAGCAGGAGTTTGAGTTCAGCATGGCCATGGCAAACCTCATCTTGGAGCTGGCGCACGTGATGGGCTGGGACCACAGCCACAAGCCAGAGCCGCTACCtggacaggagctgcagcctcGCACCACCCGTTCCATCTTCCAGCATGGGGCCACATCCTGCACCACTGCTCAAGCAGCCTTCACTCCCTCACCAAAAGAGCCCCTCAGCATCTTCAAGACACGCTCAGCCTTCCCAAGCCGCAGCAGCTATGTGGAATACATGCAGGCAACACTGGTGCGTGGCATGCGGGTGCGGATGCTGGAGGACTATGAGCAGGTCAGCGCAGGTGACGAGGGTGACTTTCGCCAAAGCAACGACGGCATGCCACCAGTGCAG gtGCACTGGCAAGCCCTGGGCTGTACGTACTGGGTTCACTGGCACATGGTGGAGATCATTGGCCCTGTGGGACAAGAGGAGCATGAGGGCCAGGAAAAGATGTCTGCCCTGACACACAACTACAAGCTGGCAGGAG tTGCACAGCCATTTTTCTGCAAGCCCTTTGGGGGGCTGTACTCCCTGCCATACCTGGGGGAGCAGCCGTCCAAGGCTTCAGAGGCCCTGAGCCGTGCCGAGTGGTGGGAGCTGCTCTTCTTCGTGAAGAAGCTGGAAGCACAAGGGCAGAAGGAGATCACCTGTCTCATCCAGCAGGACCAGGAGGAGCAG CTGTCAAAGGTGGATGAAGAAGCCCTGATCCAGCTATCGGTACCTGCGGATCTGGCCCAGAAGGTGCTGCAGGTCTTGGAGAAGCGGTGCCAGGGCAGCACCCAGCGTAACCTGCGTGGATCCCACATCTACGCCAAATACTTCCTTGGTAGGAGAGCTGAGCAGGAAGGCAGGGTGAGCACTGCAGTGTCCTTGGAgggtgctggctgcaggagcaATGGCCCTGAAACCACAGTGGCCAAGGCAGCAAAGGAAGAGCTTTCCACATCCACAGTGCCACCCCAAGCGCTCACTGCGGTGGCAAAGTCGGATTCCCAGCTGTTCAGTGAGCTCCTTGAGAGGGAAGGGCTGTTCTTCCCAGAGGTGCCAGAGGAGCAGATCAGAG TGCTGGGCAGCTCCGATGAGGCGAGCGAGAGGGGCTCACTGGCCAAGATGGCAGCCGTGGTGGACGTgatccagagcagcagctcagagctggggctgtgcttAGCCGGGCTCAAGCATATCATGAAGATCCTGGAGGAGGAGCCTGAGCCCGAGCTGCGAGTCGGCAAAgtccaggctgggctggggaccagGAGTGTTGG GGAGAAGCTGGTGAAGGTGGTGGTGGAGCTGCTGAGCACTGAGGTGGCAGAGAAGGCCCTGGTGGTGGTGACGCTGCGGCTGCTGGCCATGCTGATGGTGAAATACGACTGGCGCGTGGCATTTGCCACAGAGGGCGGTGTGTGTGCCGTGCTGGCCAGCATGCAGCAGCACGCCTCCTCCGCCCTGGTGCAGCAGGCCGGCCTGGCA GCCCTGAaggtgctggtgggagctgtggcCGGCGAGCCAGGAGGTGCCAGTGGGAAGATCTTGCCCCTGAACCAGGCTGATGCGCAGATGATGCGAGAGATCTTTGCCAGCATTGGCTCTGCTTCCAGCGAGGGCTCGGCAAGCCTGCTGAGTGCCATCCCTGCTGCCGTGAGCACCATGCAGAGAGTGCCAGG gggCTCCTCAGGCGTGCAGAATGGGTTGCTGGTGGTGAACATGCTGATCGATGGCCACCGgggcctggcagagcagctgttGAGCTGTGACCTCCACAcggtgctgcagagctgctggtgggacagGCAGAGCACCGGCTGCCCTCAGGCTATGCTGGCCCTCAGTGCCATCAACCGCTTGGCAGAGCACCGGCTGCCTCTGCGCCTGGAGATGGCAG GCAGAGAGGTGCCACTGGGCCTGGGGGACGTGCAGACactgctgggcagcctgggggACAACAGCACCTTGTCcaaggaggtggtggtggtccTGGAGCGGCAGCTCTGTGCCGAAGGCCCCGTCCCCTCTGGTGaggcagcccagctgctgcaggaccacGGGTGCTTCAGGTTGCTGCTGCGCAGCttgaagctgctggggacagagaaggCCATGAGCTTGAGCATCCTCAG GATCCTGAACAAGTTCCTGGAGGGTTACCAGGAGGATGTGCTGCCTTGGCACGAGTGTGTGGAGCCCTGtttgttctccctgagtgcgCACAGCAGCGATGGGGAG CAGGTGGTGCAGGAGGTTGTGGGCTTCTTGCACCGCCTGGCCAGTGCCAGCAAGGACTGCGCCGTGGTGATGTGCCGTGCGGGCTCTCGTGAGGCTCTGGCCAAAGCCCTGGACAAGCACCGCACAGCCCCGTCACAGGCACCAGCCCTGCTCGACCTGGTGACCGACTGCGAGAAGTACAGCAGCCTCTGCAGGAAGCTGACAACCAGCATCTTGGCTGGCTGCATCCAG CTGGTGCTGGGGCAGATAGAGGAGCACCGCCGGAGCCAGCAGCCCATCAGCATCCCCTTCTTTGACGTCTTTCTGCGCAACCTGTGCCGAG GCTCCAGCGTGGAGGTGAAGGAGGACAAGTGTTGGGAGAAGGTGCAGGTCTCCTCCAACCCCCACCGGGCCAGCAAGCTGACAGACAGGAACCCCAAGACCTACTGGGAGTCAAACGGCAGCACCGGCTCCCACTTCATCACTGTCCACATGCAGTGTGGGGTGCTGGTCAG GGAGATGAGCATGCTGGTGGCCAGCGAGGACTCCAGCTACATGCCGGCCCGTGTCGTGGTGCTGGGGGGTGACAGCCCAACCACCATCAGAACCGAGCTCAACGCG GTGACCATCCTGCCTTCAGACAGCAGAGTGGTCCTGCTGGAGAACATGACCCGCTTCTGGCCCGTCATCCAGATCCGGGTGAAGCGATGCCAGCAG GGCGGCATTGACACACGTGTGCGTGGCATCGAGGTGCTGGGTCCCAAGCCCACGTTCTGGCCCGTCTTcagggagcagctgtgctggcgAACGTTCCTCTCCTACACTGTTCAGGCTCATGCCTGGTGCCAGGAGATCTGCCAGGACCGGGGACGACTACTGCAGCTCTTTGGCAG ctgctgtTGCAGGCTGAACCAGGCTCTGCGGCACGAGCAGGGCTTTGCCGACCGCTTCCTGCCTGACGATGAGGCAGCCCAGGCCTTGGGCAGGACGTGCTGGGAGGCCCTGGTGAGCCCCTTGGTGCAGAGCATCACCAGCCCAG ACCCCGATGGCATCAGTGCCCTGGCCTGGCTGCTGAGGGAGTACCTGGAGAGTGTGGAGCTGCCCCGCCGCGCCACCAGCCGCAGTGCTGTCTTTGGTTCCCGCGTGCGGCGCCTGACCCAGCTCCTGGTGCACGTGgaccccagcagcacagagccagAGGAGGCGAGAGCAGCTG GCgggcaggagaggaagaacaAGGAGGTGCCAGCCAGGGCTGCGAAGGCAGCGGTGGAGGGGTCGAGCAGCCTGTGGGGCATTTCACAGTGCTGGCGTGGCGTGGTGCAGCAGCAG GTGCAGGGGTTCCTGGAGGTGGCAGGGGAGGCACCAGACTTCGTGGAACGATACTGTGGGCTGTACCAGCGCCTGCGTGGGGCCACAGAGGAGCTCTTTGGGCAGCAGGCCGCCTTCATGCTGGCCCTGGGCCAGGGCTTTGGGGGGGCTTTGCTGCAGCTCTCCTTCCTCGCCACCCTGCAC GTGAGCGAGCAGTTTGCCCGCTACCTGGACAGGCAgatccaggagctgcagggggctgcgggcagCGTGGGGCcaatgcagcagctgcagcagatccTGGAGCCCTTTGTCGTCTTCAGTGGCCTGGAGCTTGCTCACACCTTTGAGCACTTCTACCG GCACTACCTGGGGGACCGGCTCCTGGCGCAAGGGTCGTCTTGGCTGGAAGGAGCTGTCATGGAGCAGATTGGGCTGTGCTTCCCCAGCCGCTTCCCCCAGGAGATGCTGAGGAACTTGGCCGAGTCAGAGGAGCTCCAGCAGCAGTTTTACCTCTTccggctgcaggagcaggacaagtggctgctggagctggacaCGGGCCTGGACGAG gtgctggggacagcctCGGTGGCGGATGTGCCGGAGGTGAAGGTGCTGGCCCTGTCCCCACGCTGCTGGCCCGTGTCCCCATTCTGCTACATGGATGAACCTGGGAGGTTTTTCTCAGCTGCCCTGAGGTCCCCTCTGGATGAgtttgctgccttctgcaggcaGA GCCAgagccagctgggctgggagcgcTCGAAGCCTCGGCGGCTGCAGTGGACATGGCTGGGCCATGCCGAGCTGCAGTTTGGAGACTGCGTCCTCCACGTGTCCACCCTGCAGATGTACATCCTGCTGTGCTTCAACAGTGCTGAG gaggtggctgtggAGGCCCTGCTGCAGGCCACCGGGCTCCcggctgagctgctgcaccaCGCTCTGACACCGCTGACCCACAGCGAGGGCGTCCTGGTGCGGAGCTGCACGCCGGGAG GTGTGCTACAGTTGAACCAGGCAGCCCTGGCCTGTGCCTCTGGCTGCCACCTGaggctgctgccccagcagagGTACCTATGGGCAGAAAAGGCTGATGTCAGCACcctggaaaggaagaggaatgtCCTCTGCTGCCTCATCACTCGCATCCTCAAGGTGGAGAAGCAGCTCCACATTGACAACCTGGTGTTTAGG GTGATTGATGCCTGTCAGAAGGGCCAGTTGTGTTCAGGGCTGCAGTTCTTGAGCTTCTTCTGCCACAGTGTGGACGTGCTGTCCTGTGTCCTGCACTTACTGAACCAGGGCTATCTCCGGCGCCAGGAGGAGAGGCCTCATGTCTTGGAATACGTCTCTGCTGAACCCACAACACCCCCTACCTCTCAGGTCCAGCCCCAGGTTGCCTTCCAGACTGTAGAGATCAAGACAGCAGCAAGCCCAGCCTCTGCTGAAAGGAGACAGACCTTTTCTACATTCAGGTAG